A section of the Phaseolus vulgaris cultivar G19833 chromosome 8, P. vulgaris v2.0, whole genome shotgun sequence genome encodes:
- the LOC137826729 gene encoding uncharacterized protein isoform X2, whose product METIVSTTTESAVKIVARVVKRQMGYFFNYKDKFKDLESYIQKLEDNRERLQQQVDEALRNADEIENDVQGCLKLMDEKIKEYTSYIHNECHAKTICSLGFFPNNFKLRYQLGREATKKIEEIERDKLSEKGFDNVSYQKGPSTDVSFSNIGYESFTSRNTNMEMILKALEDSTIDMIGVHGPGGVGKTTLVKEVAKIARENKLFKTVVIANIGRNPDFKNIQGQIADMLGMRLEGENEISRVDRIRKRLKNEKENTLIILDDLWDGLDLNKLGIPCNDDESKREVNEISNLENSDDISEFGNNKTKKEELSKIDLNKMEKGKLSRSYKGCKILLTSRYKHVLCNQMDEHESSTFSVGVLNEKEAETLLKKVADVKTSEFDGNVTEIAKWSAGFPIAIVSIGRTLKHKSLSAWKHVCQQIKRQSFTEEWGFTDFSIKLSYDHLKNEQLKSIFLHCARMGHDALIMDLVKFCIGLNLLQGVHTITDARKRVKEVIQELEESSLLVRSYSDDRFNMHDIVRDVAISISSKEKHVFYMKNAFLDEWPHEDEFERYTAIFLHYCDINDELPESIHCPRLEVLHIDNENESFKIPDDFFKSMVRLRVLVLTGVNLSCLPSSIKCLKKLRMLCLERCTLGNNLSIIGELKNLRILTLSGSNIESLPLEFGQLDKLRLFDISNCSKLREIRSNIIPRMNALEELYIRDSLILWEAEETINSANASMSELRKLNQLQNLDIHIQSSGHFSRNLFFDNLNSYKIFVGEFNLLNLNKVGEFKVPDKYEEVKFLALNLEEGIDIHSEKWVKMLLKNVECLLLGELNDVQDIFYELNVEGFPNLKHLSIVNNIGIQYIINHVEQFYPLLTFPKLESIWLYKLHNLEKICDNQLAEASFRSLKVIKIKTCVKLGSLFPFSMVRLLTLLETIEVCDCDSFKKIVSEERQTHDDNIVSEEIQTRDDKIEFPQLRLLTLKSLPTFTCLYTIDKMSDSAQSLQDRVPQHRNKDIFTDIENRVINSCLPLFNGKVSIPKLEWLELSTINIQEIWSDQYDHCFENLLTLNVIDCGNLKYLLSVSMAESLVNLQSLYVTECKMMEDIFRPENAVYIDVFPKLKKMEIICMEKLSTIWISHVGLHSFRSLDSLIIRECHKLVTIFPSYMGERLQTLQSLTITNCKLVENIFDFSNIPQSCDINETNLDNIILEMLPNLVNIWKDDISEILKYNNLRSIGVDRSPNLKYLFPLSVFIGLEKLEVLKVRKCWAMKEIVAWDKHASVDAINFKFPHLNTLSLLYLYNLRSFYPRTHTLEWPALKELRIVNCSMLEGFTSEITNSRVQPIVLATKKVIYNLEDMSLSLNVVEWLQKYIANVHRMHKLEELTLIGLNNSEILFWFLHRLPNLKILRLGLCHLERIWASESLISREKIGVVMQLKKLSLDSMWGLEEIGFEHDVLLQRVESLIIQRCKKLRNLASSSVSFSYLRYLEVVNCTMRNLMTTSTAKTLVQLKRMKVSSCPMIVEIVAENVEEKVEEIEFKLLESLELVSLQNLKCFSNECDLKFPLLEKLVVSECPQMSKLSEVQSTPNLVKVHVATKDKYKWYWEGDLSATLQKHFTDQLFTSNFDDGEKEGVIEASISPVQQPLFSVEILASSNLRILALNEENIMLLSDARLPQDLLHKLNGLHLSFEDDNNEKGTLPFDFFHKVPNLEVLRVQKCFGLKEIFPSQKLQVHDTTLVRLKELNLFQLNELEWVGLEHPWVQPYSEKLEMLNLHKCPQVEKLVSSTVSFINLKRLFVMNCERMEYLFTFATFKSLVKLENLQIMDCESIKEIAKCEDEDGFDEMVFGGLRLIELNCLRSLVSFYSGNATLQFSCLEAVKVIKCPNMETFSEGVIKAPALLGIQTSKDFDLTFDGNLNITIQRLFHQKGFFNYSKLMILDDYLEMAKVQHKKPVISENFFGSFNKLEFDAACNRHIIIPSHVLPYLNNLEELNVHSSGAVQVIFDIDESEKGILCPLKKLILQNLPNVKCLWKENPRGFVSFPYLQEVVVSACGNLVTLFSSSSAKNLEKLEKLYIDECEKLIEIVGKEDGMEHGTTLMFEFPYLSSLTLSSMPVLSCFYPGKHHMECPLLDTLKVVFCPKLKLFTSNFDDGEKEGVIEAPISLLQQPLFSVEILASPNLKNLILNEENIMLLSNARVPQDLLYKLSHLYLCFEDDNNEKETLPFDFFHKVPNLEYLEVEKCFGLKEIFPSQKIKVHDTALVRLQQLSLLELNELEWIGLEHPWVQPYCQKLEMLKLNKCPLVEKLVSSAVSFINLQMLSVRKCERMEYLFTFATLKSLVKLESLVVEDCESIKEIAKNEDEDDCEEMVFGRLRSIELNCLPSLVRFCSGNATLQCSYLKKVMVAKCPKMETFSEGVIKVPMLLGIKTSNDSSDLTFHGDLNATIQQLFHKQVIHQS is encoded by the exons CAGTGGTCATAGCAAATATTGGCAGAAATCCTgatttcaaaaatattcaaGGACAAATTGCTGACATGCTAGGAATGAGATTAGAAGGGGAAAATGAGATTTCAAGAGTAGATCGTATTAGAAAGAGGTTAAAGAACGAAAAGGAGAACACCCTTATTATCCTTGATGATCTTTGGGATGGATTGGACTTGAATAAACTTGGGATTCCATGTAATGATGATGAAAGCAAACGAGAGGTCAATGAGATATCTAATCTTGAAAACAGCGATGACATATCTGAATTTGGTAACAATAAGACCAAGAAAGAAGAGTTGTCAAAAATTGATTTGAATAAGATGGAAAAGGGAAAGTTATCTAGGAGTTACAAAGGATGCAAAATTCTTCTAACTTCTAGATATAAACATGTACTATGTAATCAAATGGATGAGCATGAGAGCTCAACTTTTTCAGTAGGAGTCCTCAATGAAAAAGAGGCAGAGACTTTGCTTAAGAAAGTTGCTGACGTAAAAACTTCCGAGTTCGATGGTAATGTTACTGAAATTGCCAAATGGAGTGCTGGATTTCCTATAGCAATAGTTTCCATAGGAAGGACACTAAAGCATAAAAGCTTATCTGCATGGAAGCATGTTTGTCAACAAATTAAAAGACAAAGTTTTACAGAAGAATGGGGATTTACTGACTTCTCTATCAAGTTGAGCTACGATCATCTAAAAAATGAGCAGCTAAAGTCTATTTTCTTACATTGCGCAAGAATGGGACATGATGCTTTGATTATGGACTTGGTCAAATTTTGCATTGGTTTGAATTTGCTGCAAGGAGTCCACACAATAACAGATGCGAGGAAAAGAGTAAAGGAGGTTATACAGGAGCTAGAAGAATCGAGTTTGTTAGTGAGGAGTTATTCTGATGACCGCTTCAACATGCATGACATTGTGCGAGATGTTGCTATTTCAATATCATCCAAAGAAAAACAtgtattttatatgaaaaatgcctttcttgatgagtggcctcacGAAGATGAATTTGAAAGGTACACTGCCATTTTTTTACACTATTGTGACATCAATGATGAGCTTCCTGAGAGTATACATTGTCCTAGACTTGAAGTCTTGCACATTGACAATGAAAATGAATCTTTCAAAATACCAGATGACTTTTTTAAATCTATGGTTCGACTTAGAGTGTTGGTATTGACTGGTGTTAATCTATCTTGCTTACCTTCATCAATTAAATGCCTAAAAAAACTGAGAATGCTTTGTTTGGAGAGATGCACTCTAGGAAATAACCTATCAATCATTGGTGAGTTAAAGAATTTACGAATCCTTACTCTTTCAGGATCTAATATTGAAAGTTTGCCTCTTGAATTTGGGCAATTGGATAAGCTTCGGCTTTTCGACATAAGCAATTGCTCAAAACTAAGAGAAATAAGGTCCAATATCATACCAAGGATGAACGCTTTAGAGGAACTTTATATCAGAGACAGTCTAATTCTGTGGGAGGCTGAGGAAACTATCAATAGTGCAAATGCTAGTATGTCTGAGTTAAGGAAATTGAATCAGTTGCAAAATCTAGACATACACATTCAGAGTTCTGGCCATTTTTCGCGAAACTTGTTTTTCGACAATTTGAATAGTTACAAGATTTTCGTTGGTGAATTCAACTTGCTTAACTTGAATAAAGTGGGAGAATTCAAAGTTCCTGACAAGTATGAGGAGGTGAAATTTCTGGCATTGAACCTAGAAGAAGGTATTGATATTCATTCAGAAAAATGGGTTAAAATGTTGTTAAAAAATGTTGAATGTTTGTTGTTGGGGGAACTCAACGATGTTCAAGATATTTTCTATGAATTAAATGTTGAGGGATTTCCAAATTTGAAGCATTTATCCATTGTAAACAATATTGGCATTCAGTATATTATCAACCATGTGGAGCAGTTTTACCCTTTACTCACTTTTCCCAAATTGGAGTCCATATGGCTTTACAAACTGCATAATTTGGAGAAAATATGTGACAATCAGCTTGCTGAGGCATCTTTCCGTAGTTTAAAAGTGATCAAGATTAAAACATGTGTTAAATTGGGAAGCCTTTTCCCATTTTCCATGGTTCGACTCCTCACTCTGCTTGAAACAATTGAAGTGTGTGATTGTGATTCTTTCAAGAAGATAGTTTCAGAAGAAAGACAAACTCATGATGACAATATAGTTTCAGAAGAAATACAAACTCGTGATGACAAGATTGAGTTTCCTCAGTTACGACTTTTAACCTTAAAGTCTTTACCAACATTTACTTGTTTATATACCATTGATAAGATGTCTGATAGTGCACAATCGCTGCAAGACCGAGTACCACAACACAGGAACAAAGATATTTTCACTGACATTGAGAATAGGGTCATTAATTCTTGCCTTCCACTCTTCAATGGAAAG GTTTCAATTCCCAAATTAGAATGGCTGGAGTTATCCACAATCAACATCCAAGAGATATGGAGTGACCAATATGACCATTGTTTTGAAAATCTGCTCACATTGAATGTGATAGATTGTGGTAATTTAAAGTATTTGCTATCAGTCTCCATGGCTGAAAGTTTGGTGAATCTTCAAAGCCTTTATGTAACTGAGTGTAAAATGATGGAAGATATATTTCGTCCAGAAAATGCAGTG TATATTGACGTTTTCCCAAAGTTGAAGAAAATGGAGATAATTTGCATGGAGAAACTCAGTACCATTTGGATTTCCCATGTTGGATTACATTCCTTTCGCAGTTTGGACTCTTTGATAATAAGAGAGTGTCACAAACTTGTTACGATTTTTCCTAGTTATATGGGGGAAAGATTGCAGACGCTTCAAAGCTTGACAATTACAAATTGCAAATTGGTGGAAAACATATTTGACTTTTCAAATATTCCACAATCTTGTGATATAAATGAAACAAACTTGGATAATATAATTCTAGAAATGCTTCCAAATTTGGTGAACATATGGAAGGATGATATTAGTGAAatacttaaatataataatttacgAAGCATAGGAGTTGATAGGAgtccaaatttaaaatatctctTTCCACTTTCTGTTTTCATTGGCCTAGAAAAACTGGAAGTCCTTAAGGTACGAAAATGTTGGGCAATGAAAGAAATTGTTGCTTGGGACAAACATGCAAGTGTAGATGCTATCAATTTTAAGTTCCCTCATTTAAACACTCTATCATTGTTATACTTATATAATTTGAGGAGTTTCTACCCAAGAACTCACACTTTAGAGTGGCCAGCATTAAAGGAATTGAGAATAGTCAATTGTAGCATGTTGGAAGGGTTCACTTCAGAAATCACAAATTCAAGAGTGCAACCAATTGTTTTAGCTACAAAAAAG gtgATATACAACTTGGAAGATATGTCATTAAGCTTGAACGTAGTAGAGTGGTTGCAGAAATACATTGCTAATGTTCACAGAATGCACAAACTAGAAGAACTTACCTTGATTGGATTGAATAATAGTGAAATTCTCTTTTGGTTTCTTCATAGACTTCccaatttgaaaattttaagatTGGGATTGTGTCACTTGGAAAGGATTTGGGCTTCTGAAAGTCTTATTTCACGTGAAAAAATAGGTGTTGTTATGCAACTTAAAAAGTTGAGCTTAGATAGCATGTGGGGTCTTGAAGAGATTGGCTTTGAGCATGACGTGCTTCTTCAAAGGGTAGAAAGCTTAATCATTCAACGATGTAAAAAATTGAGAAATCTAGCGTCGTCCTCGGTATCTTTTAGTTACTTAAGATATTTAGAAGTGGTGAATTGTACGATGAGGAATTTAATGACAACCTCAACTGCTAAAACCTTGGTTCAACTCAAAAGGATGAAAGTAAGTTCATGTCCAATGATTGTGGAAATTGTTGCAGaaaatgttgaagaaaaagTAGAAGAGATTGAGTTTAAACTATTAGAGTCACTAGAATTGGTGTCTCTACAAAATCTCAAGTGTTTCTCAAATGAGTGTGACTTAAAATTCCCACTACTGGAAAAATTAGTAGTGAGTGAATGCCCTCAAATGTCAAAATTATCTGAAGTCCAAAGTACTCCAAACCTAGTGAAAGTACATGTTGCAACCAAAGACAAATACAAGTGGTATTGGGAAGGTGATTTGAGTGCAACCTTGCAGAAACATTTCACAGATCAG CTATTCACATCAAACTTTGACGATGGTGAGAAAGAAGGAGTTATAGAAGCTTCAATTAGCCCGGTACAACAACCTTTGTTCTCGGTTGAAATATTG GCTTCTTCCAACCTGAGGATTCTGGCACTCAATGAGGAAAATATTATGTTGTTGAGCGATGCACGTTTGCCACAAGACCTTCTTCACAAGTTAAAtggtcttcatttgagttttgaggatgataacaaTGAGAAAGGTACTTTGCCATTTGATTTCTTTCACAAGGTACCCAATTTAGAAGTTCTTCGTGTTCAAAAATGCTTTGGTCTGAAGGAGATATTCCCCTCTCAAAAGCTTCAAGTTCATGACACAACACTTGTGAGATTGAAAGAATTAAACTTGTTTCAGCTAAATGAGTTAGAGTGGGTAGGTTTAGAGCATCCATGGGTACAACCATACTCTGAAAAGCTTGAAATGTTAAATCTCCACAAGTGCCCTCAGGTAGAAAAATTAGTTTCGTCTACAGTGTCCTTCATTAATCTTAAAAGGTTATTTGTGATGAACTGTGAAAGGATGGAGTATTTATTCACCTTTGCAACATTCAAAAGTTTGGTAAAACTTGAGAACTTACAAATAATGGACTGTGAGTCAATAAAAGAAATTGCAAAatgtgaagatgaagatggtTTTGATGAGATGGTATTTGGAGGACTGAGATTGATTGAGCTAAATTGCTTACGAAGTCTAGTGAGCTTTTATTCAGGGAATGCCACTTTGCAATTTTCGTGTTTGGAAGCGGTGAAGGTAATTAAATGTCCTAATATGGAAACTTTCTCTGAAGGAGTCATAAAAGCTCCAGCTTTATTGGGGATTCAAACATCAAAGGATTTTGATTTAACATTCGACGGCAATCTCAACATAACGATTCAGAGGTTGTTTCACCAAAAG ggTTTTTTCAACTATTCAAAGCTCATGATTCTTGACGATTATCTTGAGATGGCGAAAGTTCAGCACAAAAAACCCGTTATTTCGGAAAACTTTTTTGGCAGTTTCAATAAATTGGAATTTGATGCAGCATGTAATAGACATATTATAATTCCCTCTCATGTACTTCCTTACTTAAATAACTTAGAAGAATTGAATGTGCATAGTTCTGGCGCAGTGCAAGTAATATTTGACATAGATGAGAGTGAGAAGGGAATACTTTGTCCTTTGAAAAAGCTTATTTTACAAAACTTGCCAAATGTGAAATGTCTATGGAAGGAAAATCCTAGAGGATTTGTCAGTTTTCCATATTTGCAAGAAGTGGTTGTCAGTGCTTGTGGAAACTTGGTAACACTGTTCTCTTCATCCTCTGCTAAAAATCTTGAGAAGCTTGAGAAACTTTATATAGATGAGTGTGAGAAATTAATAGAAATAGTTGGAAAGGAAGATGGAATGGAACATGGAACGACACTAATGTTTGAATTCCCTTATTTGTCCTCTCTAACTCTTTCGAGTATGCCAGTCTTGAGTTGCTTTTATCCTGGAAAACATCATATGGAATGTCCCTTGCTAGATACATTAAAAGTGGTTTTTTGTCCTAAGTTGAAGCTATTCACATCAAACTTTGACGATGGTGAGAAAGAAGGAGTTATAGAGGCTCCAATTAGCCTGCTACAACAACCTTTATTCTCGGTTGAAATATTG GCTTCTCCCAATCTGAAGAATTTGATACTCAATGAGGAAAATATTATGTTGTTGAGCAATGCACGTGTGCCACAAGACCTTCTTTACAAGTTAAGTCATCTTTATTTGTgctttgaggatgataacaaTGAGAAAGAGACTTTGCCTTTTGATTTCTTTCACAAGGTACCCAATTTAGAATATCTAGAGGTAGAAAAATGCTTTGGTCTGAAGGAGATATTTCCCTCTCAAAAGATTAAAGTTCATGACACAGCACTAGTGAGATTGCAACAATTATCCTTGTTGGAACTAAATGAGTTAGAGTGGATTGGTTTAGAGCATCCTTGGGTACAACCATACTGTCaaaaacttgaaatgttaaAGCTCAACAAGTGCCCTCTGGTGGAAAAATTAGTTTCGTCTGCTGTGTCTTTCATTAATCTTCAAATGTTATCTGTGAGGAAGTGTGAAAGGATGGAGTATTTATTCACATTTGCAACACTCAAAAGTTTGGTGAAACTGGAGAGCCTAGTTGTGGAGGATTGTGAATCAATAAAAGAAATTGCAaaaaatgaagatgaagatgattgTGAGGAAATGGTATTTGGAAGACTAAGATCAATTGAGCTTAATTGCCTACCAAGTCTAGTAAGGTTTTGTTCAGGGAATGCCACTTTGCAGTGCTCATATTTGAAAAAGGTAATGGTAGCTAAATGCCCTAAAATGGAAACTTTCTCTGAAGGAGTCATAAAAGTGCCAATGCTTTTGGGAATTAAAACATCGAATGATTCTTCTGATTTAACCTTTCACGGGGATCTCAACGCAACAATCCAGCAGTTGTTTCACAAACAG GTAATCCATCAGTCATAA